Proteins from a single region of Gammaproteobacteria bacterium:
- the hisD gene encoding histidinol dehydrogenase, giving the protein MPDISRLDSAQADFKARFTALLTTGPGAEREVWDQVRAIVDDVRDRGDAALLEYTRRFDQYEVAHARNLEIPHARLQGALDALPSAPRQALETAARRLTVYAEHQKLAPFEYTEDDGTRLGQQVTPLDRVGLYVPGGKAAYPSTLLMNAIPARVAGVKELIMTVPTPKGVVSDMVLAIAAFMRVDRVFTVGGAQAVAALAYGTETIPAVDKIVGPGNTYVATAKRLVFGAVGIDMIAGPTEIMVVCDGQVDPDWTAMDLFSQAEHEEFAGAVLLCPDSDYLEKVARAMDKLLPTMPRADIIRAALRNRGALIHVRDLEEAAAWVNFAAPEHLQLAVADPETLAKKIRHAGAIFLGNHSPEALGDYCAGPNHVLPTGRTARFSSPLGVYDFQKRSSVIHCSPRGAATLAPVAAILAREEGLVAHAESAEYRGRN; this is encoded by the coding sequence GTGCCCGACATCAGTCGTCTCGATTCCGCGCAGGCTGATTTTAAAGCGCGCTTCACCGCGCTGCTGACAACAGGCCCGGGCGCCGAGCGCGAGGTGTGGGATCAAGTACGGGCGATCGTGGACGACGTGCGCGACCGCGGCGATGCGGCGCTGCTGGAATACACCCGCCGCTTCGATCAATACGAGGTCGCCCACGCGCGGAATCTGGAGATTCCGCATGCGCGTCTGCAAGGCGCGCTGGACGCGCTGCCTTCCGCGCCGCGTCAGGCGCTGGAAACCGCTGCCAGGCGCCTGACGGTCTACGCCGAACACCAGAAGCTCGCGCCTTTCGAATACACCGAAGACGACGGCACGCGGCTGGGTCAGCAGGTCACGCCGCTGGATCGGGTTGGGCTTTACGTGCCGGGGGGCAAGGCGGCGTATCCCTCCACCCTGCTGATGAACGCCATTCCGGCACGCGTCGCCGGCGTAAAAGAACTGATTATGACTGTGCCAACCCCTAAAGGCGTGGTGAGTGACATGGTGCTGGCCATCGCGGCCTTCATGCGGGTGGATCGCGTATTCACGGTGGGCGGCGCGCAAGCCGTAGCAGCACTTGCTTACGGCACCGAGACAATTCCTGCTGTAGACAAAATTGTCGGCCCCGGCAACACGTATGTCGCGACCGCCAAGCGGCTGGTGTTCGGCGCGGTGGGCATCGACATGATCGCGGGACCGACCGAGATCATGGTGGTCTGCGATGGACAGGTGGATCCCGACTGGACCGCCATGGACCTGTTCTCGCAGGCCGAACACGAGGAATTCGCCGGTGCGGTGCTGCTGTGCCCGGACAGCGATTATCTGGAGAAGGTCGCGCGTGCCATGGATAAGTTACTGCCGACCATGCCGCGCGCCGACATCATCCGCGCCGCGCTGCGCAACCGCGGTGCGCTGATTCACGTGCGCGATCTGGAAGAAGCCGCCGCATGGGTCAACTTCGCCGCGCCCGAACACTTGCAACTGGCGGTCGCCGACCCCGAAACGCTGGCGAAAAAAATTCGCCATGCCGGCGCGATATTCTTAGGCAATCACAGCCCCGAAGCACTGGGCGACTACTGCGCGGGCCCCAACCACGTGCTCCCCACCGGTCGCACGGCGCGCTTCTCGTCGCCCCTTGGCGTGTACGACTTCCAGAAGCGCAGCAGCGTGATCCATTGTTCGCCGCGCGGCGCGGCGACACTGGCGCCCGTCGCCGCGATCCTGGCGCGCGAGGAAGGGCTGGTCGCGCACGCGGAGTCCGCCGAGTATCGCGGCAGGAACTGA
- the mlaE gene encoding lipid asymmetry maintenance ABC transporter permease subunit MlaE, whose protein sequence is MLDTIASLGRWGLNVFERLGRGHIFLLRVLASLGSVVVRPGLVVRELYSVGVLSFLIILVSGLFVGMVLGLQGYVTLSTFGAENSLGVVVALSLVRELGPVVTALLFAGRAGSALTAEIGLMKATEQLSAMEMMAVDPIRRVVAPRFLASIIAMPLLAAIFSAIGVYGGMFVGVGLLGVDPGSYWSQMQAAVDLNADIVNGVIKSVAFGFVAAWIAVFEGYDAVPTSEGVSRATTRTVVHTALAVLWLDFILTALMFGDPA, encoded by the coding sequence ATGCTGGACACGATCGCAAGTCTAGGCCGCTGGGGCTTGAACGTATTCGAGCGGCTCGGTCGCGGGCATATTTTTCTGCTACGCGTGCTGGCCAGTCTGGGCAGTGTGGTGGTACGCCCCGGCCTGGTGGTGCGGGAACTGTATTCGGTCGGCGTGCTGTCGTTCCTTATTATTCTCGTCTCCGGCCTGTTCGTGGGCATGGTGCTTGGGCTGCAGGGTTACGTCACCTTGTCGACTTTCGGTGCGGAGAACTCGTTGGGCGTGGTAGTGGCGCTGTCGCTGGTGCGGGAACTGGGACCCGTAGTCACGGCATTGCTTTTCGCGGGCCGCGCGGGCTCGGCGCTGACGGCCGAGATCGGTCTCATGAAAGCGACCGAACAGTTGTCCGCGATGGAAATGATGGCCGTGGATCCGATCAGAAGAGTCGTGGCGCCGCGCTTCCTGGCGAGCATCATCGCGATGCCGTTGCTGGCCGCCATCTTCAGCGCGATCGGCGTTTACGGCGGGATGTTCGTAGGGGTCGGTCTGCTGGGTGTCGATCCGGGTTCGTACTGGTCGCAGATGCAGGCCGCGGTGGACCTTAACGCAGATATCGTAAACGGAGTGATCAAGAGCGTTGCGTTCGGCTTCGTCGCCGCATGGATCGCCGTTTTCGAGGGTTACGACGCCGTGCCCACTTCCGAGGGCGTCAGCCGCGCCACCACGCGCACCGTAGTTCACACCGCGCTGGCGGTGCTGTGGCTGGATTTCATCCTGACCGCGCTGATGTTCGGCGATCCGGCATGA
- a CDS encoding Nif3-like dinuclear metal center hexameric protein translates to MTSLKELVTYTDRLLDIGAFKDYCPNGLQVEGGAEVEHLVSGVTASRRLIEAAIDRGAQALLVHHGFFWRGENPCITGIKRERLRRLLGADLSLLAYHLPLDAHPELGNNAQLGRLLGLNIEGALDHNALPALGLLGRFSEPTSVDALRRRLCAVLDREPLYIAGGPAYIETVGWCTGAAQGFIEQAAARGLHAYISGEISEQTVHIAREAGIHYFAAGHHATERCGPKALGEHLAQQFGLRNEFIDIDNPA, encoded by the coding sequence GTGACCTCACTCAAAGAACTCGTGACTTACACTGATCGGTTGCTCGACATCGGCGCGTTCAAGGATTACTGCCCCAATGGCCTGCAGGTCGAAGGCGGCGCAGAGGTCGAGCACCTGGTCAGCGGCGTCACCGCAAGCCGACGGCTTATCGAGGCCGCCATCGATCGTGGCGCGCAGGCGCTGCTGGTGCATCACGGCTTCTTCTGGCGTGGCGAAAACCCGTGTATTACGGGCATCAAACGCGAACGCCTGCGACGCCTTCTTGGCGCGGACTTAAGCCTGCTCGCCTATCATCTGCCGCTGGACGCGCATCCCGAACTCGGCAACAACGCGCAGCTTGGGCGGCTGCTGGGGCTGAACATCGAGGGCGCGCTCGATCATAATGCGCTGCCCGCGCTCGGACTACTGGGCCGTTTCAGCGAACCTACCAGCGTGGATGCGCTGCGTCGCCGGCTGTGCGCCGTGCTGGATCGCGAACCGCTGTACATCGCGGGCGGGCCCGCCTATATCGAGACCGTCGGCTGGTGCACGGGTGCGGCGCAGGGCTTCATCGAGCAGGCGGCGGCGCGTGGGCTGCACGCCTACATCAGCGGCGAGATCTCCGAACAGACCGTGCACATCGCGCGCGAGGCCGGCATTCATTATTTCGCAGCGGGTCACCACGCGACCGAACGCTGCGGGCCCAAGGCGCTGGGCGAACACCTGGCGCAGCAGTTCGGGCTGCGGAACGAATTCATCGATATCGATAACCCGGCATGA
- a CDS encoding 3-deoxy-7-phosphoheptulonate synthase → MKYQTDDLRIRGLSELATPLQIHGEYPISEQAAKTVFETREQIHRILHGQDDRLLAVVGPCSIHDPQAALDYARRLLPVREALVRDVLVVMRVYFEKPRTTVGWKGLINDPKLDGSFKINTGLRLARELLLNLNDMGMPAGTEYLDVISPQYVADLISWGAIGARTTESQVHRELASGLSCPVGFKNGTDGSVQVAVDAIRSASQPHRFLSMTKEGRSAIFSTAGNRDCHVILRGGASTNYDADSINEAGELLAKSGLQPRLMVDCSHANSRKLHQNQIEVGQTLSEQVAGGDDRIIGVMIESHLVAGRQNVGEGKPLIYGQSITDACLGWEDTQPLLAHFAEAIQARRSRLRASA, encoded by the coding sequence ATGAAATACCAGACCGACGACCTGCGCATCCGGGGCTTGAGCGAGCTCGCCACACCGCTGCAGATCCACGGCGAATACCCCATCTCGGAGCAGGCAGCAAAGACTGTGTTCGAGACGCGCGAGCAGATTCATCGCATCCTGCACGGCCAGGACGATCGGCTGCTGGCCGTGGTCGGCCCGTGCTCGATTCACGACCCGCAAGCCGCGCTCGACTATGCAAGGCGCCTGCTGCCCGTGCGTGAGGCCCTCGTGCGGGACGTGCTGGTGGTGATGCGCGTCTATTTCGAAAAACCGCGGACCACCGTGGGCTGGAAGGGCCTGATCAACGACCCGAAGCTCGACGGTAGCTTCAAAATCAACACGGGCTTACGGCTCGCACGCGAGCTGCTGCTGAACCTGAACGACATGGGCATGCCGGCGGGCACCGAATATCTGGACGTGATCAGCCCGCAATACGTGGCCGATCTCATCAGCTGGGGCGCGATCGGCGCGCGCACCACCGAAAGTCAGGTGCACCGCGAGCTCGCCTCGGGGCTGTCCTGCCCGGTCGGCTTCAAGAATGGCACCGACGGCAGCGTACAAGTAGCCGTGGACGCCATCCGTTCGGCCTCGCAGCCGCATCGTTTCCTGTCCATGACCAAGGAAGGACGCTCGGCGATCTTCTCCACCGCCGGCAATCGAGACTGCCACGTTATTCTACGCGGGGGTGCCAGCACCAACTACGATGCGGACAGCATCAACGAAGCCGGTGAACTGCTGGCGAAAAGCGGCCTGCAGCCGCGTCTGATGGTGGATTGCAGCCACGCCAACAGCCGCAAACTGCATCAGAATCAGATAGAAGTCGGTCAGACCTTAAGCGAGCAAGTCGCCGGCGGCGACGACCGCATCATCGGCGTCATGATCGAGAGTCATCTGGTGGCCGGCCGGCAGAATGTCGGCGAAGGCAAACCGCTGATCTACGGGCAAAGCATTACGGATGCCTGTCTCGGCTGGGAGGATACGCAACCGCTGCTTGCGCATTTCGCCGAGGCCATCCAGGCTCGGCGAAGCCGCCTGCGCGCCAGCGCCTGA
- the murA gene encoding UDP-N-acetylglucosamine 1-carboxyvinyltransferase, translating into MEKLLIIGGHPLRGEVRISGAKNAVLPILAATLLAEDTMRIGNVPHLHDVTTTMELLGRMGVSLVLDERMLIEVDASSIQTFVAPYELVKTMRASILVLGPLLARYGRAEVSLPGGCAIGSRPVDLHLRGLTAMGAEIEVAGGYIKARASRLKGAKLVMDGVTVTGTENLMMAATLARGTSVIENAAREPEVVDLGNCLNAMGARVSGAGTDTVIIEGVESLRGCEYNVLADRIETGTFLVAAAITGGAVRLKQTAPGILDAVLRKLEEAGAEIHTGPDWIELDMHGERPRALDIRTAPYPEFPTDMQAQFTALNVIARGGGTVTETVFENRFMHVQEMQRMGANIRVEGNTAITCGVSSLTAAPVMATDLRASASLILAGLVAQGETVVDCIYHIDRGYECIEEKLAALGANIRRVPA; encoded by the coding sequence GTGGAAAAACTGCTGATCATCGGCGGCCATCCGTTACGCGGCGAAGTCCGCATTTCGGGCGCCAAGAACGCCGTCCTGCCGATTCTCGCCGCAACCCTGCTCGCCGAAGACACCATGCGCATCGGCAACGTGCCGCATCTGCACGACGTGACCACCACCATGGAACTGCTGGGGCGCATGGGCGTGTCGTTGGTGCTGGACGAGCGCATGCTAATCGAGGTCGACGCCTCCAGTATCCAAACCTTCGTGGCACCCTATGAACTCGTCAAGACCATGCGCGCTTCGATCCTGGTGCTGGGACCGTTGCTGGCGCGCTACGGTCGCGCCGAGGTGTCACTGCCGGGCGGCTGCGCGATCGGCTCGCGTCCGGTGGACCTGCATCTGCGCGGACTGACCGCAATGGGCGCCGAAATAGAAGTTGCAGGTGGTTACATCAAGGCCCGCGCGTCCCGGCTCAAGGGCGCGAAGCTGGTCATGGATGGCGTTACGGTCACCGGCACGGAAAATTTGATGATGGCCGCCACCCTCGCGCGGGGCACCAGCGTTATCGAAAACGCGGCTCGCGAACCGGAGGTGGTCGATCTCGGGAACTGCCTCAATGCCATGGGCGCGCGGGTCAGTGGTGCCGGCACCGACACGGTCATCATTGAGGGCGTCGAGTCGCTGCGCGGCTGCGAATACAACGTGCTGGCGGATCGCATCGAGACCGGCACCTTTCTGGTCGCGGCGGCCATCACCGGCGGCGCCGTGCGCCTGAAACAGACCGCGCCCGGCATTCTTGACGCGGTCCTGCGCAAGCTTGAGGAAGCCGGCGCCGAAATCCACACGGGCCCCGACTGGATCGAACTCGACATGCACGGCGAGCGGCCGCGCGCGCTGGACATACGCACCGCGCCCTACCCCGAGTTCCCGACCGACATGCAGGCGCAGTTCACGGCACTCAACGTGATCGCGCGGGGCGGCGGAACCGTAACCGAGACCGTGTTCGAAAACCGCTTCATGCATGTGCAGGAAATGCAGCGCATGGGCGCGAACATCCGCGTGGAAGGCAACACCGCCATCACATGCGGCGTCTCAAGTCTTACCGCAGCACCGGTTATGGCGACCGACCTGCGCGCGTCGGCCAGTCTGATTCTCGCCGGTCTGGTCGCGCAAGGAGAGACCGTGGTGGACTGCATCTACCACATCGACCGTGGCTACGAGTGCATCGAGGAAAAACTCGCCGCGCTGGGGGCGAATATTCGCCGAGTGCCGGCGTGA
- a CDS encoding DUF4258 domain-containing protein has protein sequence MVSAGAIRISEHGYDELSADSILVRDVIESVAHGTVVEDYPRYPKGSCVLVLQTDHEGRPIHVVWGIPKDHAEPAVVVTAYRPDPILWREGFTRRCK, from the coding sequence CTGGTCAGCGCCGGGGCAATCCGAATCTCAGAGCATGGTTACGACGAACTGTCGGCAGATAGTATCTTGGTGCGCGATGTCATCGAAAGCGTTGCGCACGGGACAGTCGTAGAAGATTATCCCCGGTATCCAAAGGGTTCCTGCGTACTCGTATTGCAGACCGATCACGAAGGCAGACCGATCCATGTGGTATGGGGGATCCCGAAGGACCACGCTGAGCCGGCCGTTGTCGTTACCGCATACCGGCCCGATCCCATACTTTGGCGGGAAGGCTTCACCAGGAGGTGCAAGTGA
- a CDS encoding ATP phosphoribosyltransferase: protein MSDPLTIALPKGRVSEECLPLLAAAGIVPLDDPRTSRKLILETNVNGLKLIILRAADVPTYVQYGAAELGVTGKDVLMEHGGDGIYEPLDLGIARCRMVVAGREHAPPVEGRLRVATKYVNCTRRYYAQQGMQVEIIKLYGSMELAPLVGLADRIVDLVDTGNTLKANGLTPLEHIADISSRLIVNKAAMKMKHARVKHFIELLRAARETGRQVTDI, encoded by the coding sequence ATATCTGACCCGTTAACCATCGCACTGCCCAAGGGCAGAGTCAGCGAGGAATGTCTGCCGTTGCTGGCGGCGGCGGGTATTGTGCCGCTCGATGACCCGCGCACGAGTCGCAAGCTGATCCTGGAGACGAACGTCAACGGGCTTAAATTAATCATCCTGCGCGCCGCCGACGTGCCGACCTATGTACAATACGGCGCCGCCGAGCTGGGTGTGACGGGCAAAGACGTGTTGATGGAGCACGGCGGCGACGGCATCTACGAACCGCTGGACTTGGGGATTGCCCGCTGCCGCATGGTGGTCGCGGGGCGCGAGCACGCACCGCCGGTGGAGGGCCGCCTGCGAGTGGCTACCAAATACGTTAACTGCACGCGGCGTTATTACGCGCAACAGGGCATGCAGGTGGAGATCATCAAGCTGTACGGGTCCATGGAACTGGCGCCGCTGGTGGGCCTGGCTGATCGCATCGTCGATCTGGTGGACACAGGCAATACGCTCAAGGCCAACGGTTTGACACCACTGGAACACATCGCCGACATCAGCTCGCGCTTGATTGTTAACAAGGCGGCCATGAAAATGAAGCATGCGCGGGTGAAGCATTTCATCGAGTTGCTGCGCGCGGCGCGCGAAACCGGTCGCCAGGTGACCGATATTTAA
- the mlaD gene encoding outer membrane lipid asymmetry maintenance protein MlaD: MMKRSLEVLVGVFVAAGLAALLTLAMQVSNLSSLDTGSGYQVTAFFENIGGLKAGAPVTISGVTVGRVASIRYNADRYMAEITMDIAPQHDYLPFDTSASIYTAGLLGEQYIALEPGGSLENLKDGDNIEFTQSALVLEEIIGDLMVKMTTN; this comes from the coding sequence ATGATGAAGCGTTCGCTTGAAGTTCTGGTTGGAGTATTCGTGGCGGCGGGCTTAGCCGCCCTGCTGACTTTAGCCATGCAGGTCAGCAATCTCAGCAGTCTGGACACCGGCAGCGGTTATCAGGTTACCGCCTTTTTCGAAAACATCGGCGGCCTGAAGGCGGGCGCGCCCGTGACGATCTCCGGTGTGACGGTCGGGCGCGTCGCCAGCATACGTTATAATGCGGATCGTTATATGGCCGAGATCACCATGGACATTGCCCCGCAACACGATTATCTCCCCTTCGATACGAGCGCCAGCATTTACACGGCGGGGCTGCTGGGCGAACAGTACATAGCGCTGGAGCCGGGCGGCTCGCTAGAAAACCTGAAGGATGGCGATAACATCGAATTCACGCAGTCGGCGCTGGTGCTCGAAGAGATCATCGGCGATCTGATGGTGAAGATGACCACCAACTGA
- a CDS encoding ATP-binding cassette domain-containing protein, whose amino-acid sequence MEQQPTPQEPLVAVRNLHFARGDRPIFNDLSLDIPHGKITALMGPSGTGKTTLLRLIGGQLKPSRGTVHVDGQNVHKLRRGALYELRKRMGMLFQTGALLTDLNVFENVAYPLREHTKLSEELVRDLVLIKLEAVGLRGARGMMPSELSGGMARRVALARAVVLDPMMIMYDEPFTGLDPITKGTIVTLIKQLSQTLGLTSVVVSHDVEETLGIADYIYVIAEGRVIEAGDARALTDSTSDWVQQFLHGRPDGPMPFHYPARDYAQELLDGR is encoded by the coding sequence ATCGAGCAGCAACCCACCCCGCAAGAGCCGCTGGTGGCTGTGCGCAACCTGCATTTCGCGCGCGGCGACCGGCCGATCTTCAATGATCTGAGCCTTGACATTCCGCACGGCAAGATCACCGCGTTGATGGGTCCCAGCGGCACCGGCAAGACCACCTTGCTGAGGCTGATCGGCGGGCAACTCAAGCCATCGCGCGGCACCGTGCACGTGGACGGACAGAACGTGCACAAATTGCGCCGCGGCGCGTTATACGAATTGCGCAAGCGCATGGGCATGCTGTTTCAGACCGGCGCGCTGCTGACCGACCTCAACGTGTTCGAAAACGTCGCCTACCCGCTGCGCGAACACACGAAACTGTCCGAAGAACTGGTGCGCGATCTGGTGCTGATAAAGCTCGAAGCGGTGGGCTTGCGCGGCGCGCGCGGCATGATGCCGAGCGAACTTTCGGGCGGTATGGCGCGGAGGGTGGCGCTGGCCCGCGCGGTGGTGCTGGACCCGATGATGATCATGTACGATGAACCATTCACGGGTCTGGACCCGATCACCAAGGGCACCATCGTGACACTCATTAAACAGCTTAGCCAGACTTTGGGGCTCACCAGCGTGGTCGTGTCCCATGACGTGGAGGAGACCTTGGGCATAGCGGATTATATTTACGTCATCGCGGAAGGGCGGGTCATCGAGGCCGGCGATGCCCGCGCGTTGACCGACAGCACATCGGACTGGGTGCAGCAGTTCCTGCATGGCCGGCCCGATGGTCCCATGCCGTTTCACTATCCGGCGCGGGACTACGCGCAAGAACTGCTGGACGGACGCTGA
- a CDS encoding ABC transporter substrate-binding protein: MRASTTMHTHGSAITLLLTSFLALAVTVSAPLSAATKEPDEIVQETSDHVLELINNRGEELENDPEARMRLIDEIILPIIDFPVFSQLVLATDWRTATPEQRTQFMGAFKSMMARTYTKSLSDYAGTRFNVLPARGEQREDYRTVNTEIRTGQGLSPLRVDYSFRFNEGQWKVYDLVIDGLSLVKNFRSSFGNEINRNGLDALITRLKRGGEGLTPQGAAP, encoded by the coding sequence ATGAGAGCAAGCACAACCATGCACACCCACGGCTCCGCAATAACCCTGTTGCTGACCAGTTTTCTGGCGCTGGCCGTCACGGTTAGCGCACCATTGTCCGCGGCGACAAAGGAACCGGACGAGATCGTCCAGGAAACCTCCGACCATGTCCTGGAGCTCATTAATAACAGGGGGGAAGAGCTGGAGAATGACCCCGAGGCGCGCATGCGGCTGATCGACGAAATCATCCTTCCCATCATCGACTTCCCGGTGTTTTCGCAGCTCGTGCTGGCCACGGACTGGAGGACCGCCACCCCGGAACAACGCACGCAGTTCATGGGCGCGTTCAAGAGCATGATGGCGCGCACCTATACCAAATCGCTGTCTGACTACGCCGGTACACGGTTCAACGTGCTGCCCGCGCGCGGCGAGCAACGCGAGGATTATCGTACTGTAAACACCGAGATCCGTACGGGTCAGGGCCTGTCACCGCTCAGGGTCGATTACAGCTTCCGGTTCAACGAAGGTCAATGGAAAGTTTACGATCTGGTCATCGATGGTCTGAGTCTGGTCAAGAACTTCCGCTCAAGCTTCGGCAACGAAATCAATCGCAACGGTCTGGACGCGCTGATAACGCGCCTCAAGCGCGGCGGCGAGGGACTGACGCCGCAAGGCGCGGCGCCGTGA
- a CDS encoding STAS domain-containing protein gives MITASLVAQGNGRFAVEGDLSFTTAPGLWAQSNEAFALAGDRVIAIDLDKAGRADSAGLALLVAWTRWARERSRSIRFLNAPSQVASLAGANKLGELLGLQGPGSGTSHAGAHTAQPG, from the coding sequence GTGATCACCGCCTCTCTCGTCGCGCAAGGCAACGGACGCTTTGCTGTCGAGGGCGACTTGAGCTTCACCACGGCGCCGGGGCTATGGGCGCAGTCTAACGAAGCATTCGCACTCGCCGGTGATCGGGTAATCGCCATCGATCTTGACAAGGCGGGGCGCGCGGACAGCGCCGGGCTGGCGTTGCTGGTGGCGTGGACGCGCTGGGCGCGGGAGCGATCGCGGTCGATACGCTTCTTGAACGCACCATCACAGGTCGCCTCGCTCGCTGGCGCCAACAAACTCGGCGAACTGCTGGGGTTGCAAGGCCCCGGATCCGGCACCAGTCACGCGGGAGCACACACGGCACAACCCGGTTAA
- the petA gene encoding ubiquinol-cytochrome c reductase iron-sulfur subunit has product MPEKGVNLRRRRFLTAATGTVGGVGLAAVAWPFLTSMQPSARARAAGAPVEVNIGKIEPGQLIRQEWRGKPVWVVRRTQKMLDELEKIASQLRDPESRTASQQPVFAQNKYRSIKPEYLVLVGICTHLGCSPTFMPKPGAGGMGGDWPGGFFCPCHGSRFDLAGRVFKNVPAPTNLEVPPYKYLSDTRLLVGASAKGNNDKGGAA; this is encoded by the coding sequence ATGCCTGAGAAAGGCGTGAACCTCAGACGACGCCGCTTTCTGACCGCTGCGACCGGAACCGTGGGCGGTGTGGGCCTGGCGGCCGTGGCGTGGCCGTTTCTGACATCCATGCAACCCAGCGCGCGCGCGCGGGCGGCGGGTGCGCCGGTCGAGGTTAATATCGGCAAGATCGAACCCGGCCAGTTGATCCGTCAGGAATGGCGCGGCAAGCCCGTATGGGTCGTGCGGCGCACGCAGAAAATGCTGGACGAGCTGGAAAAGATTGCCTCGCAGCTTCGCGACCCCGAGTCCAGAACCGCGTCGCAACAACCCGTGTTCGCGCAGAATAAATATCGCTCCATCAAACCCGAATACCTGGTGCTGGTCGGCATCTGCACGCATCTGGGCTGCTCGCCGACGTTCATGCCAAAACCCGGGGCGGGCGGCATGGGCGGCGACTGGCCGGGCGGGTTCTTCTGTCCCTGCCATGGTTCGCGCTTCGACCTGGCCGGCCGCGTGTTCAAAAATGTACCCGCGCCCACCAATCTTGAGGTGCCGCCTTACAAATACCTGAGCGATACGCGGCTATTGGTCGGTGCATCCGCCAAGGGCAACAACGACAAAGGCGGGGCGGCGTAA
- a CDS encoding GGDEF domain-containing protein, with protein MTERKHQEQRLTYMAGHDSLTGLMTRDRFCEELTAAVARAQRKHSRLAVLFMDLDGFKAVNDTYGHEQGDALLTAFARRLSFACRTGEFVGRLGGDEFTLMAEDLTAGDEMLMAQRILKVLSRPFDLAGASFKVPVSIGIAVYPEGGSTADELLASADSAMYVAKQSGGNAYREYAREIDDTRALRHRPV; from the coding sequence GTGACGGAGCGCAAACATCAGGAGCAGCGGCTGACCTACATGGCCGGGCACGACTCGCTCACCGGACTGATGACCCGAGACCGATTCTGCGAGGAATTGACAGCGGCGGTAGCTCGCGCGCAACGCAAACACTCAAGGCTCGCGGTGCTGTTTATGGACCTTGACGGTTTCAAGGCCGTTAACGATACCTACGGCCACGAGCAGGGCGATGCGCTGCTCACGGCGTTTGCGCGGCGCCTGTCCTTCGCCTGCCGGACGGGTGAATTCGTGGGCCGGCTGGGTGGCGACGAGTTCACCCTGATGGCCGAAGACCTCACCGCGGGTGACGAAATGCTTATGGCGCAACGTATTCTGAAAGTGCTCTCCAGGCCGTTCGATCTGGCCGGCGCTTCTTTTAAGGTTCCTGTCAGCATCGGTATCGCCGTCTATCCAGAAGGCGGGAGCACGGCCGACGAACTGCTCGCTTCGGCGGATTCCGCCATGTATGTCGCCAAGCAGTCCGGTGGCAACGCGTACCGTGAGTATGCCCGCGAAATCGATGACACTCGGGCGCTGCGCCACCGGCCGGTGTAA